TAAACGTTCGAGGTGCAGATGAGTTGCCAAATACGCCACGCCGCTTTGAGGGTCACGGGTTTGAGCTATTTGGTGCGTACCAAAAACGGCCTGTAAGGGACGTGGGAGACCAAAGACGGGAAAGGCGAGACCTGGAGAGTCAATAAGCACTACATTTTCCGATGGAATAGGGATCGTTTGCAGGTGTTTGGTGTGACCTGCTGTAGATGACACTGAAACCACCTTCGTTCCGCGAATGCAGTTGAGCAGACTTGACTTTCCAACATTCGGATGTCCGACAAAACCAATCCGTATGTATTCGTCCTCCTTATCCTCTTCGTTGCCCCTTTCCCTGTCACATTTGTGAATAGTAACACTTGTATTTCCACTTCCCGCACGTCGCCGCGAAAGGCCGATGTCACGGCATTGTTGCAGTAGCGAAGAAATCATGTTTGACACAATTTGCAGCTCTTTGTGATCTCGTCTGTCATGTTGAAGCTCCCGCTCCGCCTTTCGCATGCCTCTAAAGTTGTCTGTCTCCGCATACGACTCATCGTCACCACCCTTCACAATACCCTTAGCCACAGCAGCCGGAACCAACCTGCTAATCTCCTTTTCAAGGTCATCGCCATCGTCTTCTTCACCGTCGTCACTGCTATCATCTGTGCAAACTTGAAGCTTCCCCGTCCGTAGTTGCTCGTACAACTTATTACGtcggtttttcttctttcgccGCTTCATTGCGTCACATGCCGTGTCGGTGCCAATTGCGGTTTCCTCCGATGGAAGGGCCGTAAAAGGGACAAGAGGAATCTCACGAACGATACCCGTGTCTGTCGCTTCTTCGTCGCTCGCTGCTACAACACCCGTGGTCAGAAAGTATGATTGGAGGAATTCACTCCATTTATTTAGTGTTTGAGGGGGCACGAGGTCAGCTTTGTTGAGTACAACGACACAAGCCTTCCTGCACTCCCGGACAATGTAATGCAGAAGTGAGAGCGGTAGGTGCACAACGGGATAGCGAGCATCGGTAACAATGATAACAACATCGCTCAGCTCAACCGTGCGCCATAGTTGCCTCCAAACATCGATATTGCGCTCATAGGAACTCACCTGTAGCTTCTGCATTTCTCCAGGGAGCGAATAATTGTCCAGAGCCCGAACATATTCCTTGAAGCGAGCCTGTTCACGAGCGTCCACATGTGGGCCGTCGCGAAGGACATCACCTACTTCATCCACAACGTCATCTGTGTTGCTACTGTTGTTACAATCACTCATTGAGTCGCTCGCGTTGGGTTTAGACATAGGCACTCGGTCCACCGACCAGCCACGTGTTGGGATTTCAACAGAAAGGGGGATAACAGCGGCTTTGGTTGGACCCGGCATATTAAACCACGTACCGAAAGGTATTCCCTCCGGTCCCATAAAATGGCGGTTGGCCAAACGCTCGTAGGAGAGTTTCTTCCGCTCCGCAACCTCCTCTGCAGTTTCCTTAAGAAACACACTGCGTATGCCAACGCGATCCGCACCGTATTTGTACTCCTCTTTCTCATGTTGGCTGTCACTGTTGTGTTCAGCACCACTCGAGCCCTCCCGACGATATTTTTGTGTATTACACTCCTCAGTTGCACCATGTTCATCacgttttttgctttcactctccgtattttgttgttccttCTTCCGCTGGCGTTTCTCTTGCagctgcttcttcttttgtttcccgCTAAATGGTGCCATCTTCGACTTGGTGTAAGCTATTTCCTGTGTTCCTGCTGCCGTTACGAGTTATTACTTCTTCGctccaccttctttccttcaccttaTGTTTACTCCTGCGCCTTACTTCAGTAACAAACGACTCAGATTGTCTCCCCTTCACTgtcgtgaaaaaaaaaaaaagaacggtTCCCCTAAGCAACATATATGCAAATGATAGAGCAAGAAGAGAAAGTGTGTTGACACGAAGTCAAAATTAGCGGagaaaaaactttaaaaTAGCTGTACAAtaccctttccccttcccaaagaaaaagaaatgcttCATGTCATGTGGTGCCCGCCTTTCCGCCCGCTCCATCGTTAAGTTACATAGAAACACCCTCCGACCATTACAGTCACggcagcaaacaaacaacattCAACGGAACAGGAAGTGTTAATAAGAGACGCCCAAACAACCGTTGCTACGTCCTCTCTCAGCAGTGGGGACAATAATTAGCAACGTGTTTCAGCTCATACTTGCCAACGAACAAGTAACGCTTTTGCTGCTTAGCGAAgaagcacaacaaaacacCAGCCATGTACTCGCTGTAATACTTCAGTACAGAAGAGAGGAGAGGCGCAACCGGGCCTCTTGACTTTTTGGATCATCGTGAAACAGTTGCAACACACCCAGTAGACATGTTTTAACCTGACGGACACGCTTGGCACTGAGGCATTCCTCTTTATTCGAACCCTGTGCCCGCCGTGCCTGTGGAATGTATAACTTCAGTAGGTTAAACATTTCCTCAACTTCTGAACTGGGATACCGCTCCGGTACTAAGCGGGCGTCTACCAATTCGTCAATCCAACGAAGAAGCTTTGCAACATGCGCCTCGCCACCGCTTTCACTTTCCAATTTCCGCTCCAAGTGCAGCTCAGCACGAAGAACTAACGCCTCACACAACGATATGAGCCGCTTAACAGTGTTGTCACCCAATGCAGGTTCAAAGTCTCGCTGAATAGCC
This sequence is a window from Trypanosoma brucei gambiense DAL972 chromosome 7, complete sequence. Protein-coding genes within it:
- a CDS encoding GTP-binding protein, putative, which produces MAPFSGKQKKKQLQEKRQRKKEQQNTESESKKRDEHGATEECNTQKYRREGSSGAEHNSDSQHEKEEYKYGADRVGIRSVFLKETAEEVAERKKLSYERLANRHFMGPEGIPFGTWFNMPGPTKAAVIPLSVEIPTRGWSVDRVPMSKPNASDSMSDCNNSSNTDDVVDEVGDVLRDGPHVDAREQARFKEYVRALDNYSLPGEMQKLQVSSYERNIDVWRQLWRTVELSDVVIIVTDARYPVVHLPLSLLHYIVRECRKACVVVLNKADLVPPQTLNKWSEFLQSYFLTTGVVAASDEEATDTGIVREIPLVPFTALPSEETAIGTDTACDAMKRRKKKNRRNKLYEQLRTGKLQVCTDDSSDDGEEDDGDDLEKEISRLVPAAVAKGIVKGGDDESYAETDNFRGMRKAERELQHDRRDHKELQIVSNMISSLLQQCRDIGLSRRRAGSGNTSVTIHKCDRERGNEEDKEDEYIRIGFVGHPNVGKSSLLNCIRGTKVVSVSSTAGHTKHLQTIPIPSENVVLIDSPGLAFPVFGLPRPLQAVFGTHQIAQTRDPQSGVAYLATHLHLERLYGLSRSDYYDDDDDDEKSSRRHGPCGAPNAWSPYELCESYARKKGYFVKRGKGTLDVHRGAIELLQEAYEGRLVLFLSPPELSWLQSSEFNNEVRPYLLLRVMPLASSV